The Alphaproteobacteria bacterium genome has a window encoding:
- a CDS encoding FtsQ-type POTRA domain-containing protein: protein MIYKNFNIKTFFLSIVALSSFVIGIISFEEAKEKEIYRFEKVDINNVKDFPIEDVEKKISKFIGMNMEDIDIEYLKEDLLNLGWVKNVSVRKKFPDQIIMTFIEKVPFAVWKRNGKFLFIEEDGSVINYPIKFSHTDFILVENRIPPSNLKEFFSILDQSKYIKEKVLSIKKISNRRYDIKLKSFDNTILIKLPEEEVLSTLKRLEKMDVERDFLKRNVNEIDARNSDWIIR, encoded by the coding sequence ATGATATATAAAAATTTTAATATTAAAACATTTTTTTTAAGTATAGTTGCTCTATCATCCTTTGTGATAGGTATTATTTCTTTTGAGGAAGCTAAGGAAAAAGAGATCTATAGATTTGAAAAAGTCGATATCAACAATGTTAAGGACTTCCCAATAGAAGATGTTGAGAAAAAGATTTCTAAATTCATTGGTATGAATATGGAAGATATAGATATTGAATATCTTAAAGAAGATTTATTAAACCTTGGTTGGGTTAAGAATGTATCTGTTAGAAAAAAGTTTCCAGATCAAATTATAATGACGTTTATAGAAAAAGTTCCTTTCGCAGTTTGGAAAAGAAATGGTAAATTCTTGTTTATTGAGGAAGATGGGTCTGTAATAAATTATCCTATAAAATTTTCTCACACCGATTTTATACTTGTTGAAAATAGAATCCCTCCTTCTAACTTAAAAGAATTCTTTTCAATTCTTGATCAAAGCAAATATATAAAAGAAAAAGTTCTTTCAATTAAAAAAATATCTAATAGAAGATATGATATAAAACTTAAAAGCTTTGATAACACAATACTTATAAAACTTCCTGAAGAAGAGGTTTTAAGCACCTTAAAAAGGCTTGAAAAAATGGATGTTGAAAGAGATTTTTTAAAAAGAAATGTTAATGAAATAGATGCAAGAAATTCTGATTGGATAATTAGGTAA
- a CDS encoding bifunctional 5,10-methylenetetrahydrofolate dehydrogenase/5,10-methenyltetrahydrofolate cyclohydrolase, giving the protein MSKIINGKEIAENILKELKEEVKAAETQISKSPQLSIILVGDNSESKIYVKNKIARAKDVGIEASFYELPEDCSEGDLEFLIDSLNTDEDVNGIIVQLPLPKHLNEDKILNKITPEKDVDGFTDTNQDALFKGSSDFIFPATPLAVIELINRFDNDINGKKSCVIGKSKIVGKPLAKMLENLGADVTTIDRDTKNPEDISSSADLLIVAAGSKHLVKENWVKEDALIIDIGITKDNDGKIYGDVDFDNVVDKARAITPVPGGVGPMTIAMLLTNTVKAFEKQNKLI; this is encoded by the coding sequence ATGAGCAAGATTATAAATGGAAAAGAGATAGCTGAAAACATATTAAAAGAACTTAAAGAAGAAGTTAAGGCTGCAGAGACTCAAATAAGCAAATCACCCCAACTTTCTATAATATTAGTTGGAGATAATTCTGAAAGCAAAATTTATGTAAAAAACAAAATTGCCAGAGCCAAAGACGTTGGCATAGAAGCAAGTTTTTATGAACTACCTGAAGATTGTTCAGAAGGCGATTTAGAATTTTTAATAGATAGTTTAAATACCGACGAAGATGTTAATGGAATTATAGTTCAACTACCATTGCCAAAACATCTAAACGAAGATAAAATTTTAAATAAAATCACCCCTGAAAAAGATGTGGATGGATTCACCGATACTAATCAAGATGCTTTATTTAAAGGAAGTTCTGACTTCATATTCCCTGCAACTCCATTAGCTGTTATAGAACTTATTAACAGATTTGATAACGATATAAATGGAAAGAAAAGTTGCGTTATTGGAAAGTCAAAAATTGTCGGGAAACCTCTGGCAAAAATGTTGGAAAACCTTGGTGCGGATGTAACTACTATAGATAGAGACACTAAAAACCCTGAAGACATTTCATCAAGTGCTGACTTATTAATAGTTGCTGCTGGAAGCAAACATTTAGTTAAAGAGAACTGGGTAAAAGAAGACGCATTAATAATTGACATTGGTATTACAAAAGATAACGATGGAAAGATTTATGGAGATGTAGATTTCGATAATGTTGTTGATAAAGCTAGAGCTATCACACCCGTTCCTGGAGGCGTAGGACCTATGACAATTGCAATGCTTCTTACAAATACTGTCAAAGCATTTGAAAAACAAAATAAACTTATTTAA
- the prmC gene encoding peptide chain release factor N(5)-glutamine methyltransferase, which yields MTKTIKSLQKKIAEKLSPISKEEASLESKIILSYILGIKENELFLFGKKKLSILQKIKLNIFLKKRLRGIPLYKIIGRKEFYNSEFITTKNVLDPRSETEILVDDIVSKNDKKKPLSILEFGVGSGCIMLSLLKHFKNAKGLGFDISKKAVKIANKNSNLLKVSDRFLLKNKSWNYLSDKDFDKDQKFDLIISNPPYIKSGDVKDLQLEVKKYDPMFALDGGNDGLNCYRDIAKVIKDLDLLSDSTGKIYLEIGGGQESDIEEIFSNNGFKLEETIKDFSDIIRILIFSK from the coding sequence ATGACAAAGACAATTAAAAGCTTGCAAAAAAAAATAGCAGAAAAGTTATCGCCTATATCAAAAGAAGAGGCTTCTTTAGAAAGTAAAATTATTCTATCTTATATTTTGGGTATAAAAGAAAATGAATTATTTTTATTTGGAAAAAAGAAGCTTTCTATTCTTCAAAAAATAAAATTAAATATATTTCTTAAAAAGAGATTGAGAGGAATTCCTCTATATAAAATTATAGGCAGAAAGGAATTTTATAATTCTGAATTTATAACTACAAAAAATGTTCTAGATCCAAGATCTGAAACTGAAATTTTAGTAGATGATATAGTCTCAAAAAATGATAAGAAAAAACCTCTTTCAATATTAGAGTTTGGAGTTGGTAGTGGATGTATAATGTTATCACTATTAAAACACTTCAAAAATGCAAAAGGCTTGGGTTTTGATATCTCTAAAAAGGCTGTTAAGATTGCTAACAAAAATTCAAATTTATTAAAAGTTTCTGATAGATTTTTGTTGAAAAATAAATCTTGGAATTATCTTTCAGATAAGGATTTTGATAAAGATCAAAAGTTTGATTTGATAATTTCAAACCCTCCTTATATAAAATCTGGAGATGTAAAAGATCTTCAATTGGAAGTTAAAAAGTATGATCCTATGTTTGCATTGGATGGTGGTAATGATGGGTTGAACTGCTATAGAGATATAGCTAAAGTTATAAAGGATCTGGATTTGTTATCGGATTCGACTGGAAAAATATATCTTGAGATCGGAGGGGGGCAAGAATCTGATATCGAAGAGATTTTCTCAAATAACGGTTTTAAATTAGAAGAAACAATTAAAGATTTTTCTGATATAATCAGAATATTAATATTTTCTAAATAA
- the rpe gene encoding ribulose-phosphate 3-epimerase, with amino-acid sequence MFKKRKQKIQISPSIFAADTLNLEKEIKLINKTSCEMIHVDIMDGIFVPNVSLPLSIIDVLNKKSNKILDVHLMVKKPIDFINNISKKFKKGIITIHLEAEKPLEALELIKKLKFKAGVVIKPETSFKKMDKFLKENHELIDNVLVMGVTPGFSGQKFKKETINTVKNIRNILDELKSKITIEVDGGVNDKNMKSLKDAGANILVAGSYIFSSKDYEKSIKELR; translated from the coding sequence ATGTTCAAAAAAAGAAAACAAAAAATTCAAATATCTCCTTCTATATTTGCGGCAGATACTTTAAATCTTGAAAAAGAAATAAAACTAATAAACAAAACCTCTTGTGAAATGATTCATGTTGATATAATGGATGGAATATTTGTCCCAAACGTATCTTTACCATTGAGCATAATAGATGTACTAAACAAGAAATCAAATAAAATTTTAGATGTTCATCTTATGGTTAAAAAGCCAATTGATTTTATCAACAATATATCTAAAAAATTTAAAAAAGGAATTATAACAATTCATCTTGAAGCTGAAAAACCATTAGAAGCTTTGGAACTAATAAAGAAGTTAAAATTCAAAGCTGGAGTAGTTATTAAACCCGAAACTTCTTTTAAAAAAATGGATAAATTCTTAAAGGAAAACCATGAGCTAATTGATAATGTTTTGGTTATGGGTGTTACCCCTGGTTTTTCTGGTCAAAAATTTAAAAAAGAAACGATAAATACCGTTAAAAATATTAGGAATATATTAGATGAATTAAAATCTAAAATAACTATAGAAGTTGATGGTGGAGTGAATGATAAAAACATGAAATCTTTAAAAGATGCCGGAGCTAATATACTTGTTGCTGGCAGCTATATCTTTTCATCAAAAGACTATGAAAAATCAATAAAAGAATTGAGATAA
- a CDS encoding 16S rRNA (uracil(1498)-N(3))-methyltransferase: protein MQIRICVEELISKDKIIELDSKTTHYLKNVMRKSIGDKINIFNSISGEFVAEISQLTKKSCSLLPVKKVKDLSEELQTNLHIAFSLIKPHRLSILIEKLTELGASKLTPIITEHTYSKHIRKDKMQAISKEACEQCERISVPEISDVIKLEEFLRGQSKKDNVEIYALDERAGKGSNLLNTEINFKSENIFIVGPEGGFSKQEFELFEKYNVKSIDLGSLILRAETACISIASIYNQILFK, encoded by the coding sequence ATGCAAATAAGAATATGTGTAGAAGAGTTAATTTCTAAAGATAAAATTATAGAGTTAGATAGCAAAACAACTCATTATCTAAAGAATGTTATGAGAAAATCTATAGGTGATAAAATAAATATTTTCAATTCTATATCAGGAGAGTTTGTTGCAGAGATTTCTCAGTTAACCAAAAAGAGTTGCTCATTACTTCCAGTTAAAAAAGTAAAAGACTTATCAGAAGAATTGCAAACAAATTTACACATTGCTTTTTCTTTAATAAAACCACATAGGCTTTCTATACTAATTGAAAAGCTTACAGAATTAGGTGCTTCTAAATTAACTCCAATCATAACGGAACATACTTATAGCAAGCATATAAGAAAAGATAAGATGCAAGCTATTTCAAAAGAGGCTTGTGAACAGTGTGAAAGAATTTCAGTTCCAGAAATTTCAGACGTTATAAAGTTGGAGGAATTTCTAAGAGGCCAATCTAAAAAAGATAATGTTGAAATATATGCGCTAGATGAGAGGGCTGGTAAAGGATCTAATTTATTAAATACAGAAATAAACTTCAAAAGTGAAAATATATTTATAGTTGGTCCAGAGGGAGGTTTTTCAAAACAGGAATTTGAACTTTTTGAAAAATATAATGTTAAGTCCATAGATCTGGGTTCTCTAATTCTTAGAGCAGAGACGGCCTGCATTTCAATAGCATCTATATATAATCAAATTCTGTTTAAATAG
- the dprA gene encoding DNA-processing protein DprA produces MDKIEKINSLRLINTPQIGGVNFRRLINKYGNANEAIKAVKVLWERKGLEVCSVDFAEAEIKKADEKGIRILFWKESDFPKKFLEIADLPPIIYVLGNVRALSNKSIAMVGSRNASVNSRNLTFNISKELSEKNITVVSGLALGIDTAAHEGALAGGGSFPTVAVLAGGVDVIYPLRNKDIYKSIIENGGAIVSENLINAKPIAANFPRRNKLISGLACSVCVMEANEKSGSLITAKYAQKQKKSIFAVPANPLNPQANGTNMLLKSGANMLMSASDILENINNEMSSDLFDSINEDSLSFEDELEVDKLEDKNIENEILSMLSENPISLHEIIEKSSLNKKDIISHLLLLELDGKIISENSNMYSRVF; encoded by the coding sequence ATGGATAAAATTGAAAAAATAAATTCCTTAAGACTAATTAATACCCCTCAAATTGGAGGAGTAAATTTCAGACGCCTTATTAATAAATATGGAAATGCAAATGAAGCGATTAAAGCTGTTAAGGTACTCTGGGAACGAAAGGGGCTTGAAGTTTGTAGTGTAGATTTTGCCGAAGCTGAAATTAAAAAAGCTGATGAAAAAGGGATTAGAATTTTATTCTGGAAAGAAAGTGATTTCCCTAAAAAATTTTTAGAAATAGCTGATTTACCTCCCATTATATATGTTCTTGGAAATGTCAGGGCTCTATCAAACAAATCTATTGCAATGGTTGGATCTAGAAATGCATCTGTTAATAGTAGAAATCTAACTTTTAACATATCAAAAGAACTATCTGAAAAAAATATTACCGTAGTTTCTGGACTAGCCTTAGGAATTGATACAGCTGCGCATGAAGGTGCATTAGCTGGAGGTGGAAGCTTTCCAACTGTAGCTGTTTTAGCCGGAGGAGTAGATGTTATATACCCACTTAGAAATAAAGATATATATAAATCAATTATTGAAAATGGTGGTGCTATAGTTTCTGAAAACCTAATTAATGCAAAACCTATTGCTGCGAATTTTCCAAGAAGGAATAAATTAATTTCTGGATTAGCCTGTTCTGTTTGCGTAATGGAAGCTAATGAAAAATCTGGGTCTTTAATAACTGCTAAATATGCTCAGAAACAAAAGAAAAGTATTTTTGCTGTACCTGCAAACCCATTAAACCCTCAAGCTAATGGAACTAATATGCTGTTGAAGAGTGGAGCTAACATGCTTATGTCTGCAAGCGATATTTTAGAAAATATAAATAATGAAATGTCTAGCGATCTATTTGATAGCATAAATGAAGACTCCTTGTCTTTTGAAGATGAACTAGAGGTGGATAAATTGGAAGATAAAAATATTGAGAATGAAATTCTTTCTATGCTTTCTGAAAATCCAATATCACTTCATGAAATTATTGAAAAATCATCTTTAAATAAAAAAGATATAATTTCACACCTACTTTTGCTGGAATTAGATGGCAAAATTATATCTGAAAATTCTAATATGTATTCTAGAGTTTTTTAA
- the plsY gene encoding glycerol-3-phosphate 1-O-acyltransferase PlsY, translating to MNIYILIFISLITAYVIGSIPFGIVINKLFNGPDLKTIGSGSTGTTNVYRASGAVAALLTLLLDSFKAVIAILVVRFLISGDAVANLGLETNLADFMISFVAGFTALIGHCFSPFLRFKGGKAVATSAGLIFYLNPKTALIALLAWIILFSWKRYVSLASISAAFAYPLILSFMDTSMITCEKIYSFILLAIFILVRHKDNVKRLINGNENKISFSKKK from the coding sequence ATGAATATTTATATACTGATCTTTATATCTTTGATTACTGCTTATGTAATTGGATCAATACCTTTTGGTATAGTAATAAACAAATTATTTAATGGACCAGATTTAAAGACTATTGGATCTGGAAGTACTGGAACAACAAATGTATATAGGGCTTCCGGCGCCGTTGCTGCCTTATTAACACTTCTGCTGGATTCATTTAAAGCTGTAATCGCAATATTAGTTGTTAGATTTTTAATTTCTGGAGATGCTGTTGCAAATTTAGGACTAGAAACCAATCTTGCAGACTTCATGATTTCATTTGTAGCCGGCTTTACAGCATTAATAGGGCATTGCTTTTCACCGTTTCTTAGATTTAAAGGGGGAAAGGCAGTAGCCACTTCTGCGGGATTAATATTTTATTTAAATCCTAAAACTGCATTAATAGCCTTACTTGCTTGGATAATCTTATTTTCATGGAAAAGATATGTATCTTTAGCCAGCATATCAGCTGCATTTGCATATCCTTTGATATTATCTTTCATGGACACTTCAATGATAACTTGTGAAAAAATATATTCTTTTATTTTACTAGCAATATTTATATTAGTAAGACACAAAGATAATGTTAAAAGATTGATAAATGGGAATGAAAATAAAATATCATTTTCTAAAAAGAAATAA
- a CDS encoding serine hydroxymethyltransferase — protein sequence MSYKKDQIIFDLIEKEQIRQENVIEMIASENIVSKQVQEACGSILTNKYAEGYPSKRYYAGCGEIDKIEALAIERAKELFECKFANVQPHSGASANLAVLFACCEYFKCKPQDLKVLGMSLDAGGHLTHGARPTISGKWFKSYNYGLDESFLIDYDFIEKEIEDYSSLPKDVKKGFVVILGGSAYTRDIDYKRIRNKINSLQKLDKEILLFVDMAHFAGLVAGKQLENPCKYADIVSTTTHKTLRGPRGGMILSNDESIAKFIDKAIFPGCQGGPLEHIIAGKAVSFYEALQPEFKEYSKQVILNNKAFCDKLKEEDVNLVSDRSDNHICLVDLKSYGVSGSEMEDLLTEVGIICNKNSVFGDKSPMNPNGIRLGTPACTTRGFKEEDMVLIANIISRLIKAKSKESLDDKLIKESKDLVSELCKKYPHF from the coding sequence ATGAGTTATAAAAAAGACCAAATTATATTCGATTTAATAGAAAAAGAGCAGATTCGACAGGAAAATGTTATAGAGATGATAGCTTCGGAAAACATTGTTTCTAAGCAAGTTCAGGAAGCTTGTGGTTCTATATTAACAAATAAATATGCAGAAGGTTATCCTTCAAAAAGATATTATGCAGGTTGTGGTGAAATAGATAAAATTGAAGCTCTTGCTATAGAAAGAGCTAAGGAATTATTTGAATGTAAATTCGCAAATGTACAACCTCATTCTGGAGCCTCTGCAAATCTAGCAGTATTATTTGCATGTTGTGAATATTTTAAATGCAAACCTCAAGATTTAAAAGTATTGGGAATGTCTCTAGATGCAGGAGGGCATTTAACTCATGGTGCAAGACCAACTATATCAGGAAAATGGTTCAAATCATATAATTATGGTTTGGATGAAAGCTTCTTAATAGATTATGATTTTATAGAAAAAGAAATAGAAGATTATTCATCTCTTCCAAAAGATGTTAAAAAAGGTTTTGTTGTTATTCTGGGTGGATCTGCCTACACAAGGGATATAGATTATAAAAGAATTAGAAATAAAATTAATTCATTACAAAAATTAGATAAGGAAATATTGTTGTTTGTGGATATGGCTCATTTTGCTGGGCTAGTTGCAGGAAAGCAATTAGAAAATCCATGTAAATACGCTGATATAGTTTCAACAACTACTCATAAGACGCTAAGAGGTCCTAGAGGTGGAATGATATTATCTAATGATGAGTCTATTGCCAAGTTCATAGATAAGGCTATTTTCCCAGGTTGCCAAGGGGGTCCGCTGGAACACATAATAGCTGGAAAAGCGGTTTCATTCTATGAGGCGCTACAACCAGAATTTAAAGAATATTCAAAGCAAGTTATTTTAAATAACAAAGCATTTTGTGATAAGTTAAAAGAAGAAGATGTAAATCTTGTATCAGATAGATCTGATAATCATATCTGTTTGGTCGATCTAAAAAGCTATGGGGTTTCAGGATCTGAAATGGAAGATTTGCTAACAGAGGTTGGTATTATCTGTAATAAAAATTCAGTATTTGGTGACAAATCTCCTATGAACCCTAATGGTATTAGATTGGGAACTCCAGCTTGTACAACAAGGGGATTTAAAGAGGAAGATATGGTTTTAATAGCAAATATAATATCTAGGTTAATAAAAGCTAAAAGCAAAGAAAGCTTAGATGATAAATTAATAAAAGAAAGTAAAGATTTAGTTTCTGAGTTATGTAAAAAATACCCTCACTTTTAA
- the ftsA gene encoding cell division protein FtsA: MIYYGKKKNETSSNLISGIEIGTSTISCFVGDFDEEKKTSAILGFGQNKNLGMDRNRITDIKKFKNSIQSAIKKAEDESGTKIEEAFITSSLLKPKTKLVNVLSEITFGKKVSNYDLNHAFRKIDLSSFENDENKILHIIPVEYRLDGNEIKGSPIGLYGSQLQIKYNIVYTNRFALQNINNLIKGCMIDVKAITTSAYSSGLACMESINHSVGNYIVLDIGASNVSIAMFSKDLLLHLVQLPLGSEYITIDIAKVLNTDKKEAERIKNLYGSVEISENDFTNNVNITSLTDTNQKEISTVSKGDICNIIRPRVEEIFNYVRTYLESRHALAPISKILMTGGGANLNGMKDLAEEILGKPVSKIAYNKFSTPIEELSDPMFASLFGLIEYKSIHEYELEKKESLKSKILAKVKKWIDDNF; encoded by the coding sequence ATGATTTATTATGGGAAGAAAAAAAACGAAACATCTTCTAATCTTATTTCTGGAATAGAAATAGGAACTTCTACCATATCATGTTTTGTTGGAGATTTTGACGAAGAAAAAAAGACTAGTGCAATATTAGGATTTGGTCAAAATAAAAATCTTGGAATGGATAGAAATAGAATTACAGATATAAAGAAATTTAAGAATTCTATCCAATCAGCTATTAAAAAGGCAGAAGATGAATCAGGAACTAAAATAGAAGAAGCTTTTATCACCTCTAGTTTATTAAAACCTAAAACAAAATTAGTTAATGTTTTAAGCGAAATAACCTTTGGAAAAAAAGTTTCTAACTATGATTTAAATCATGCTTTTAGAAAAATTGATCTATCTAGTTTTGAGAATGATGAAAATAAAATACTTCATATAATACCTGTTGAATATAGGCTTGACGGGAATGAAATTAAAGGTTCTCCAATTGGTTTGTATGGTAGTCAACTTCAGATAAAATATAACATTGTTTACACAAATAGATTTGCATTACAAAATATCAACAACCTTATTAAGGGATGCATGATTGATGTTAAGGCAATTACAACATCTGCATATTCATCGGGCCTAGCTTGTATGGAAAGTATAAATCATTCTGTTGGAAACTATATTGTTCTAGACATAGGAGCTTCAAATGTATCTATTGCAATGTTTTCTAAAGATTTATTACTCCACTTAGTTCAATTACCTCTTGGTAGTGAATATATAACTATTGATATTGCCAAGGTTTTGAACACTGATAAAAAAGAGGCTGAGAGAATTAAAAATCTATATGGTTCTGTCGAAATATCTGAGAATGACTTTACAAATAATGTAAACATTACATCTTTAACAGATACAAATCAAAAAGAGATTTCAACAGTATCTAAAGGTGATATTTGTAATATCATAAGACCTAGAGTTGAAGAAATCTTTAACTATGTTAGAACTTATTTAGAAAGCAGGCATGCTCTTGCCCCTATAAGTAAAATACTTATGACTGGCGGCGGTGCAAATTTAAATGGCATGAAGGATTTAGCTGAAGAAATATTAGGCAAACCTGTTTCTAAAATTGCTTATAATAAGTTTTCAACTCCTATAGAAGAATTGTCGGATCCTATGTTTGCTTCTTTATTCGGATTGATAGAATATAAAAGCATTCATGAATATGAATTAGAAAAGAAAGAAAGTCTTAAATCTAAGATTTTAGCAAAAGTTAAAAAGTGGATTGACGATAACTTTTAA
- the priA gene encoding primosomal protein N' — MEIFNRKSKNILLPLNLEKGYDYLLPIHISDLQEGSLVQVPLRNKKEFGIVLSAAVDNLPEKKMKEVERVFDKLPTFSKQFLDFISWVSNYTVSKIGNVFKMSIPVKEVFEEAKQERFYGFAKSGIPQGFRMTNSRRSVIDLFETEGEGLYYTISELSQKTGASTQVVKEMEKAGCFDIKFEDIKPEIQNISYDKEFTLNESQDSAVKFICEEAKNGFSPILLDGVTGSGKTEVYFKVIDEILSKNSENQTLIMLPEISLTGQFLKKFNKRFGCKPVLWHSSLTPSQRKKNWLAIAGGEAKVVVGTRSALFLPFHKLSLIIVDEEHDGSFKQEENVVYHGRDMAVVRAKFESIPIVLASATPSLETIANVQTGKFKEVKLHSRFGKAIMPDISLCDLRSDKPIKEEWGNSYLSPSSIKKIEDKLRRNEQIMLFLNRRGYAPLAICKDCGHKEKCPNCDVHLTAHGKENPMLKCHHCGYFSRIRNVCSECEAKDSFTLYGIGIERLAEEVANRYPTKKVAILSSDTLNTTKKLYETIEEIEKGNIDIIIGTQIFAKGHHFPNLTLVIVVDGDMGLTGADIRAGEKTFALLSQVSGRAGRGEKSGEVVIQTFQPENKVMQALLKNDREEFLNLEVSERKLLSMPPFGRLAAVILTSKDQGALDVFANQLAREIPRSSDSKYMILGPVDAPIAFIKGNHRKRFLIKTEKRLNIQQLIINWTSSLKIPNSIKLKIDIDPHNFM; from the coding sequence ATGGAAATATTCAATAGAAAATCAAAAAATATACTACTACCTTTGAATCTGGAAAAAGGTTATGATTATCTTTTGCCTATTCATATTTCAGATTTGCAAGAAGGTAGTTTGGTTCAAGTACCACTTAGAAACAAAAAAGAGTTTGGCATAGTCCTATCAGCTGCAGTTGATAATTTACCCGAAAAGAAAATGAAAGAAGTTGAAAGGGTGTTTGATAAGTTACCAACTTTTTCCAAACAATTTTTAGACTTTATATCTTGGGTTTCTAATTACACTGTTTCAAAAATAGGAAATGTGTTTAAAATGTCTATACCCGTTAAGGAGGTATTTGAAGAAGCTAAGCAAGAAAGGTTTTATGGATTTGCAAAATCTGGGATTCCGCAGGGATTTAGAATGACTAATTCAAGAAGGTCCGTGATAGATTTATTTGAAACTGAAGGTGAAGGTCTTTATTATACTATATCGGAACTATCTCAAAAAACAGGAGCCTCAACTCAAGTTGTAAAAGAAATGGAGAAGGCAGGCTGTTTTGATATCAAGTTTGAAGATATAAAACCCGAGATCCAAAATATAAGTTATGATAAGGAATTCACTCTTAATGAAAGTCAGGATTCAGCGGTTAAATTTATATGTGAAGAAGCAAAGAATGGTTTTTCTCCCATCCTTTTAGATGGTGTTACAGGTTCAGGAAAGACGGAAGTTTATTTTAAGGTTATAGATGAAATTCTATCAAAAAATAGTGAAAACCAAACATTAATAATGTTGCCAGAAATCTCTCTAACGGGACAGTTTTTAAAGAAATTTAATAAAAGATTTGGTTGCAAGCCAGTTCTTTGGCATTCTTCATTAACACCATCCCAAAGAAAAAAGAATTGGCTAGCAATAGCAGGTGGAGAAGCTAAAGTTGTAGTTGGCACAAGGTCCGCATTGTTTTTACCTTTTCACAAATTATCTCTAATTATAGTCGATGAAGAGCATGATGGATCATTTAAACAAGAAGAAAATGTTGTTTATCACGGAAGGGATATGGCTGTAGTAAGAGCTAAATTCGAAAGTATTCCAATAGTCTTAGCTTCAGCAACGCCATCTCTAGAGACAATAGCTAACGTTCAAACAGGTAAATTTAAGGAGGTAAAACTTCATTCAAGATTTGGTAAGGCTATAATGCCGGATATAAGTCTTTGTGATTTAAGATCTGATAAGCCCATTAAGGAAGAGTGGGGCAATAGCTATTTATCTCCTAGTTCAATAAAAAAGATAGAAGATAAGTTAAGAAGAAATGAACAGATTATGTTATTTCTTAATAGAAGAGGTTATGCTCCTTTAGCTATATGTAAGGATTGTGGTCATAAAGAAAAATGCCCTAATTGCGATGTGCATTTAACGGCTCACGGAAAAGAAAATCCAATGTTGAAATGTCATCATTGTGGATATTTTTCAAGAATAAGAAATGTTTGCTCAGAATGTGAGGCAAAAGATAGTTTCACATTATATGGTATTGGCATAGAAAGGTTAGCAGAAGAAGTTGCTAATAGATACCCAACTAAAAAGGTTGCTATATTATCTTCAGACACTCTAAATACAACTAAAAAACTTTACGAAACTATAGAGGAAATAGAAAAGGGAAATATCGACATAATAATAGGTACGCAAATTTTTGCAAAAGGTCATCACTTTCCTAATTTAACTTTAGTTATAGTTGTGGATGGAGACATGGGGTTAACAGGTGCTGATATAAGAGCTGGTGAAAAAACATTTGCATTACTTAGCCAGGTTTCCGGAAGAGCCGGAAGAGGTGAAAAATCAGGGGAAGTCGTAATACAGACTTTTCAGCCGGAAAATAAAGTCATGCAAGCCCTGCTTAAAAATGATAGAGAAGAGTTCCTTAATTTAGAAGTATCAGAAAGGAAGCTTCTATCTATGCCTCCATTTGGTAGGCTAGCAGCAGTTATCCTTACTTCAAAAGATCAGGGTGCCTTAGATGTTTTCGCAAATCAACTTGCAAGGGAAATACCAAGATCTTCAGATAGTAAATATATGATATTAGGCCCAGTTGATGCTCCTATTGCTTTTATAAAAGGAAATCATAGAAAAAGATTTTTAATAAAAACAGAAAAAAGGTTGAATATTCAGCAATTAATAATAAACTGGACTTCTAGTTTAAAGATACCTAATTCAATAAAATTAAAGATAGACATTGACCCGCATAATTTTATGTAG